The Salarias fasciatus unplaced genomic scaffold, fSalaFa1.1, whole genome shotgun sequence genome contains a region encoding:
- the LOC115384679 gene encoding protein ALP1-like, which yields MPCELREDEGRFQGYFRLSRAQFDDLLARIGARITLQDTNYRRSIPPEERLSICLRFLATGDSYRTIASSFRVGISTVSQIIPQVVTVIWESLVEEFMPVPGAEEWRSIAEEFEERWNFPLCCGAVDGKHIQMKAPPNSGSLYFNYKLHHSLVLLAVVDARYRFRVIDVGGYGRTSDGGIFANSAFGQALRAGTLDLPPNQHLPGADHRGSQPHVFVADEAFPLRPYLMRPFPGRGGLTLEQRIFNYRLSRARLVVEDAFGIWSSQWRMFHTLLEIHPEVVEKCVKATCVLHNFMRMSADGRAPACRGAVEQEEPLPGVRRMGANNATRDALNTRDVFMAHFCEEGAVPWQPAE from the exons ATGCCCTGT gagctgcgggAGGATGAGGGTCGCTTCCAGGGCTACTTTcgtctctcccgggcccagtttgacgacctgctggcccgcatcggtgctcggatcactctcCAGGACACCAACTACAGACGCTCAATTCCTCCTGAAGAGcgcctgtccatctgtctccg GTTTCTGGCCACTGGGGACTCCTACAGGACCATCGCCAGCAGCTTCAGGGTGGGCATTTCAACTGTCTCCCAGATAATCCCACAGGTGGTGACAGTCATCtgggagagcctggtggaggagtttaTGCCTGTTCCTGGAGCAGAGGAGTGGAGGTCCATTGCGGAGGAGTTTGAGGAGCGATGGAACTTTCCTCTGTGCTGTGGTGCTGTGGATGGGAAGCACATTCAAATGAAGGCACCCCCCAACTCTGGCTCCCTGTATTTCAACTACAAGTTGCACCATTCCCTGGTCCTGCTTGCAGTTGTAGATGCGAGATACAGGTTCAGGGTGATAGATGTTGGAGGTTATGGCAGAACCAGCGATGGAGGGATCTTTGCCAACTCCGCCTTTGGCCAGGCTCTGCGTGCAGGTACACTGGATCTGCCTCCAAACCAGCACTTACCCGGAGCTGACCACCGAGGATCCCAGCCTCATGTATTTGTGGCAGACGAGGCGTTTCCTCTTCGCCCCTACCTGATGCGCCCCTTTCCTGGACGTGGTGGCCTAACCCTGGAGCAGCGCATCTTTAACtaccgcctctcccgggcccggctggtggtggaggatgcgTTCGGGATTTGGTCGTCCCAGTGGAGAATGTTCCACACTCTGCTGGAAATCCACCCTGAAGTTGTTGAGAAATGTGTGAAGGCGACGTGTgttctccacaacttcatgaGGATGTCTGCAGATGGGCGAGCGCCTGCATGCAGAGGAGCGGTGGAGCAAGAGGAGCCACTTCCAGGTGTGCGGCGGATGGGGGCCAACAATGCGACCCGAGACGCACTCAACACTCGAGATGTGTTCATGGCCCACTTCTGTGAGGAGGGAGCAGTACCGTGGCAGCCAGCAGAATAG